In Herbinix luporum, a single window of DNA contains:
- the hydF gene encoding [FeFe] hydrogenase H-cluster maturation GTPase HydF — protein sequence MSINNTPRANRLHIGIFGKRNSGKSSLINALTGQDISVVSDIAGTTTDPVYKAMEIQGIGPCVLIDTAGFDDFGSLGKMRVEQSKKAMEKTDIALIVFTDEDITIEAKWIKEFQGRNTPFIPLINKIDKLDRPTIDTIRSKINSICKEEAICISALTKTGIDNIREAILRKLPQDYDAKDITGNLVQENDIVLLVMPQDIQAPKGRLILPQVQTIRELLDKKCIVISCTADKVTQALASLLSPPKLIITDSQVFSEVYKVKPAQSLLTSFSVLFAALKGDMDYFLKSVAKIDDLTTASKVLIAEACTHVPLKEDIGTVKIPRLLRKKVGEKLTIINVRGNDFPKDLTDYDLIIQCGSCMFNRKFVLNRVEEAKKQQVPMTNYGIVLAYLSGILDKICT from the coding sequence ATGAGCATAAATAATACTCCCAGGGCCAACCGGCTACATATCGGAATATTCGGAAAACGAAACAGCGGTAAATCAAGCCTAATCAATGCTTTAACCGGTCAGGATATATCAGTGGTTTCTGATATTGCCGGTACCACTACAGATCCGGTATATAAGGCTATGGAGATTCAGGGTATCGGACCATGTGTACTGATTGATACTGCCGGCTTTGATGATTTCGGTAGTCTTGGTAAAATGCGAGTAGAACAAAGTAAAAAAGCCATGGAAAAAACCGATATTGCCTTAATTGTTTTTACCGATGAGGATATTACTATAGAAGCAAAATGGATTAAAGAATTTCAAGGCCGTAACACACCCTTTATTCCTCTGATTAACAAGATTGATAAATTAGATAGGCCAACCATAGATACTATACGCAGCAAAATTAACTCCATATGTAAGGAAGAAGCCATCTGTATTAGTGCCCTAACCAAAACCGGTATAGATAATATCCGTGAAGCTATTCTAAGAAAGCTTCCCCAGGATTATGATGCTAAAGACATAACCGGGAATCTGGTTCAGGAAAATGATATAGTTCTACTGGTTATGCCTCAAGATATACAGGCACCAAAAGGAAGGTTAATTCTCCCTCAGGTTCAAACCATAAGGGAATTACTGGACAAAAAATGTATAGTCATATCATGTACAGCCGACAAGGTCACACAGGCTTTAGCCAGTCTTTTATCTCCCCCAAAACTAATAATAACAGACTCCCAGGTCTTTTCAGAGGTCTATAAGGTAAAACCGGCCCAAAGCCTTCTTACCAGCTTCTCAGTACTTTTTGCCGCTCTTAAGGGGGATATGGATTATTTTCTAAAAAGTGTGGCCAAGATTGATGACTTAACTACAGCTTCCAAAGTCCTTATAGCTGAAGCATGTACCCATGTTCCCTTAAAAGAAGATATAGGAACAGTTAAAATTCCTAGGCTGTTAAGAAAAAAAGTAGGTGAAAAATTAACAATTATCAATGTCCGTGGCAATGATTTTCCTAAAGACCTTACGGACTACGACCTTATTATCCAATGTGGCTCTTGTATGTTTAATCGTAAATTTGTTCTAAACCGGGTAGAAGAAGCTAAGAAGCAGCAAGTACCTATGACCAACTATGGGATAGTCCTTGCCTATTTATCCGGCATACTGGATAAAATCTGCACCTGA
- a CDS encoding helix-turn-helix domain-containing protein produces MERSRSYIATPPGATIKEQIIDRGMKQKEFAARMGMSEKHISKLINGEVKLTMDVARRLEMVLGLPAQFWCNLESIYREKLVKVNEENAMEYDMEIAKKMPYNEMAKNGWVEETSKLSERVINLRKFFEVAQLNLLKENLVPCIACRKLSISEKSDYALIAWAQKAKLEARKIVTQPIDIKSLKKHLSEIRKMTMMEPKDFCPMLIDILSRCGVAIVFLPHIGGSFLHGATFYDDNKIVLGLTVRGKDADKFWFSMFHELGHIILGHIGKIEGLKDSDENVADEFAKNELIPTNIFDEFAKNVELTRENIIEFAKQLGIDAGIVVGRLQKEGYIRFSWYNDLKTKYTISA; encoded by the coding sequence ATGGAGAGAAGTCGGAGTTATATAGCAACGCCCCCAGGTGCAACCATAAAAGAACAGATTATAGATCGCGGAATGAAACAGAAAGAATTCGCAGCAAGAATGGGAATGTCTGAAAAACATATTAGTAAATTGATAAATGGAGAAGTTAAGTTAACAATGGATGTTGCACGTAGACTAGAAATGGTATTAGGATTGCCAGCTCAGTTTTGGTGTAACCTAGAGTCTATCTATAGAGAAAAATTGGTTAAGGTGAATGAAGAAAACGCTATGGAATATGATATGGAAATAGCAAAAAAGATGCCATATAATGAAATGGCGAAGAATGGATGGGTTGAGGAAACATCAAAATTGTCGGAGCGTGTTATTAACTTAAGAAAATTTTTTGAAGTTGCTCAATTAAATCTTCTGAAGGAAAATCTTGTGCCATGTATTGCATGTAGAAAATTATCTATATCAGAAAAGAGTGATTATGCGTTAATAGCATGGGCGCAGAAAGCAAAATTAGAAGCCAGAAAAATCGTTACGCAACCTATAGACATTAAATCCCTTAAAAAACATTTATCTGAAATCAGGAAAATGACGATGATGGAACCAAAAGACTTTTGTCCTATGCTTATTGATATTTTATCAAGATGTGGAGTTGCAATAGTGTTTCTTCCCCATATAGGAGGGTCTTTTTTGCATGGAGCGACATTTTATGATGACAATAAAATTGTTCTGGGATTAACCGTAAGAGGAAAAGATGCAGATAAGTTTTGGTTCAGTATGTTTCATGAATTGGGACATATTATACTAGGGCACATAGGAAAAATTGAGGGATTAAAAGATAGTGATGAAAATGTTGCTGACGAATTTGCAAAAAATGAATTAATTCCAACTAACATATTTGATGAATTTGCAAAGAATGTTGAACTTACAAGGGAAAACATCATTGAATTTGCAAAACAACTCGGAATTGATGCTGGAATAGTTGTCGGTAGGCTTCAAAAAGAGGGATATATACGATTTAGTTGGTACAATGACTTAAAAACCAAGTATACTATATCTGCTTGA
- the hydE gene encoding [FeFe] hydrogenase H-cluster radical SAM maturase HydE: MADVKSLIVKLETNKILSKEEFHTLLNHISDEDLLYLRERACITARKHFGNKIYIRGLIEFTNHCKNDCYYCGIRRSNENVHRYRLSEEDILKCADTGYLLGFRTFVLQGGEDGHYTDDYIVTLIKSIKEKYPDCAVTLSIGEKSYDSYKRYFEAGADRYLLRHETANKEHYQKLHPPSLSLDKRIQSLLNLKKIGFQVGAGFMVGSPYQRTENLVEDLLFLKELSPHMVGIGPFIPHHQTPFADKSQGSLRQTLLMLSIIRLMLPNVLLPATTALGTIHPDGREMGILSGANVVMPNLSPTSVRKDYELYDNKICTGDEAAECRYCLERRVNRIGYQLVVDRGDYKLSGN, encoded by the coding sequence ATGGCAGATGTAAAATCCTTGATAGTAAAGCTGGAAACTAACAAAATCTTATCAAAAGAAGAATTTCATACTTTGCTTAACCATATCTCCGATGAAGATTTACTTTATCTAAGGGAGAGGGCCTGTATTACTGCCAGAAAACATTTCGGCAATAAGATTTATATCCGGGGATTAATAGAATTTACAAACCACTGCAAAAATGACTGCTACTATTGCGGAATACGGCGGAGCAATGAAAATGTCCATAGATATCGCCTAAGTGAAGAAGACATTCTTAAATGTGCAGATACAGGTTACTTACTTGGATTTAGAACCTTTGTGCTTCAAGGAGGAGAAGATGGCCATTATACGGACGATTACATAGTTACTCTTATTAAATCCATTAAAGAAAAATATCCCGACTGTGCCGTTACCCTTTCCATCGGAGAAAAAAGTTATGATAGCTATAAACGCTACTTTGAAGCCGGGGCTGATCGTTATCTTTTAAGACATGAAACTGCTAATAAAGAACACTATCAAAAACTTCATCCCCCCTCACTATCCCTAGATAAAAGAATACAAAGTCTTTTGAATTTAAAAAAGATTGGCTTTCAGGTAGGAGCAGGTTTTATGGTTGGCTCCCCCTATCAAAGAACAGAAAACCTTGTGGAAGACCTTCTTTTTCTTAAAGAACTTTCTCCACATATGGTAGGCATTGGTCCATTTATCCCCCATCATCAGACACCCTTTGCAGATAAAAGTCAGGGTTCTTTACGCCAAACCCTCTTAATGCTTAGTATAATCCGTCTTATGCTACCTAATGTACTGCTTCCTGCCACAACAGCCTTAGGTACCATACATCCGGACGGTAGGGAGATGGGCATCCTATCCGGGGCCAATGTTGTTATGCCTAACCTATCTCCCACTTCAGTGAGAAAAGATTATGAGCTGTACGATAATAAAATCTGTACCGGGGATGAGGCTGCAGAATGTAGATATTGTCTTGAAAGAAGGGTAAATCGTATCGGTTATCAGTTAGTTGTTGATCGTGGGGATTATAAATTATCCGGTAACTAA
- a CDS encoding RICIN domain-containing protein codes for MKYLKFLCLLSVFFLFANSTDIAYGADNEVWESGNIYYWKTSNVTRGSSTDLTDAIQGAINNSSGNREIHVYCSGNLTRTISLSGDLTLRFHNNSLKNTHGATAFHREGSGNIKIYDLTLDNTKGGFGFRLSRASDLHFENINIKGGSIGIRVDSHPSRPYEDGRWVYNLTVKNCTFEGCSSHGLETYGVDGCYIDNIKARDCGECGVLLNKTVNGTVGSVDAYRCCYGGGYAGFRLANYCKNITVDYIKSVECGRGFFTVSDIRDVTVKEVYIRDCSNHSILLQNSDNVRILGGTYGGVALNHYTSSNCLINANAVRRIRNRATNMYLDGMGRTDNGADVSQYANTTHPNAHWVLVPVGNYYYLVNEATGMKIDGYGRTVNGDAVSQYSGSTTHANAQWSLVEASNGYYYIVNRATGMKLDGYGRTGSGDICSQYSGSTTHYNAQWTFVDTKYDNVLNPR; via the coding sequence GTGAAATATTTGAAGTTCTTATGCTTGCTTTCTGTATTTTTCTTATTTGCTAATTCTACTGACATTGCCTATGGAGCTGACAATGAGGTATGGGAAAGTGGCAATATCTATTACTGGAAAACCAGCAATGTAACCAGAGGAAGTTCTACTGATTTAACTGACGCAATTCAAGGAGCTATTAATAATAGTAGCGGCAACAGAGAAATTCATGTATATTGTAGCGGAAACTTGACTAGAACAATTTCACTTTCTGGAGACTTAACTCTTCGTTTTCATAACAATTCCTTAAAAAACACCCATGGAGCTACAGCTTTTCATCGTGAGGGTTCAGGAAATATCAAAATTTATGATTTGACCTTGGATAATACCAAGGGTGGCTTTGGATTTCGTTTAAGTAGAGCCAGTGATCTTCATTTTGAAAATATTAATATTAAAGGTGGAAGTATAGGAATTAGAGTAGATAGTCATCCTAGTCGTCCTTATGAAGATGGTCGCTGGGTATATAACTTAACAGTAAAGAATTGTACCTTTGAAGGCTGTAGTAGCCATGGTCTTGAAACTTATGGTGTGGATGGTTGCTATATAGATAATATCAAAGCCAGAGATTGTGGGGAATGCGGGGTATTATTAAATAAGACTGTTAATGGTACTGTTGGCTCAGTTGATGCTTACAGATGTTGTTATGGTGGTGGATATGCAGGTTTTCGCCTGGCTAATTACTGCAAAAACATCACTGTAGATTATATAAAATCCGTTGAATGTGGAAGAGGTTTCTTTACTGTTAGTGATATCAGAGACGTTACGGTTAAGGAAGTATATATCCGTGATTGTAGCAACCATAGTATCTTATTACAAAACAGTGATAATGTTAGAATATTAGGAGGAACCTATGGTGGAGTGGCTCTTAATCACTATACCAGTTCCAACTGCCTAATTAATGCAAATGCTGTAAGAAGAATTAGAAACCGTGCAACAAATATGTATCTAGATGGTATGGGTAGAACCGATAATGGGGCAGATGTATCTCAATATGCTAACACCACCCATCCCAACGCCCATTGGGTTCTTGTACCGGTAGGTAACTATTATTATTTGGTAAATGAGGCAACCGGCATGAAGATTGACGGATACGGCAGAACTGTTAACGGGGATGCTGTTTCACAATATTCAGGGTCTACAACCCATGCTAATGCTCAGTGGAGCTTAGTTGAGGCTTCTAATGGCTATTATTATATTGTAAATAGAGCCACTGGAATGAAGCTGGATGGGTATGGAAGAACAGGAAGTGGGGATATATGCTCACAGTATTCAGGATCTACAACTCACTACAATGCACAGTGGACATTTGTTGATACCAAGTATGATAATGTGCTTAATCCCCGTTAA
- the hydG gene encoding [FeFe] hydrogenase H-cluster radical SAM maturase HydG, with protein sequence MYDLKSKKAEEFISHEEILETLEYAKANKNNKELIDSIIRKAENLKGLSHREAALLLECDMEEEIQRIYTLAKKIKQKFYGNRIVMFAPLYLSNYCVNGCVYCPYHLVNKQIPRKKLSQEQIRQEVIALQDMGHKRLALEAGEDPVHNPIEYILESIDTIYSIKHKNGSIRRVNVNIAATTVENYRKLKEAGIGTYILFQETYHKENYEKLHPTGPKHDYAYHTEAMDRAMEGGIDDVGLGVLFGLNNYKYDFVGILMHAEHLEAAFGVGPHTISVPRIRPADDIDPSKFSDGISDDIFAKIVAILRIAVPYTGLIVSTRESQKSREKVLELGVTQISGGSRTNVGGYATTEPEDEDTSQFELEDRRTLDQIVNWLLSLGYIPSFCTACYREGRTGDRFMSLVKSGQIANCCQPNALMTLKEYLEDYASLDTKAKGETLIIDELKHITNEKVKNIVIDKLRLIAEGYRDFRF encoded by the coding sequence ATGTATGACCTAAAATCTAAAAAAGCAGAAGAATTTATTAGTCATGAGGAGATTCTAGAGACTCTTGAGTATGCCAAAGCCAACAAAAATAATAAAGAGTTAATAGATAGCATTATAAGGAAAGCTGAAAACTTAAAGGGGCTAAGCCATCGTGAGGCAGCCCTATTACTGGAATGTGATATGGAAGAAGAAATCCAAAGAATATATACCCTTGCCAAAAAAATTAAGCAAAAATTCTATGGCAACCGTATTGTTATGTTCGCCCCATTATACCTTTCTAACTACTGTGTAAACGGTTGTGTTTATTGCCCATATCACCTTGTTAACAAGCAGATTCCCAGAAAAAAATTAAGCCAAGAGCAAATCCGCCAGGAAGTAATCGCCCTGCAGGATATGGGCCACAAACGGCTAGCTTTAGAGGCCGGTGAAGATCCTGTTCATAATCCTATTGAGTATATATTAGAAAGTATTGATACTATATACTCCATCAAACACAAAAACGGTTCCATTCGACGGGTAAATGTAAATATAGCCGCAACCACAGTTGAAAATTACCGCAAATTAAAAGAAGCAGGAATAGGTACATATATCTTATTCCAAGAAACCTATCATAAAGAAAACTATGAAAAACTTCATCCTACCGGTCCAAAACATGATTATGCCTATCATACAGAAGCCATGGATCGGGCCATGGAAGGGGGCATAGATGATGTAGGACTAGGGGTACTCTTTGGCCTTAATAACTACAAATATGATTTTGTGGGAATCTTAATGCATGCCGAACATTTGGAAGCAGCTTTCGGAGTGGGTCCTCACACCATCAGTGTGCCAAGAATTCGTCCCGCCGATGATATCGATCCAAGCAAATTTTCCGATGGAATTTCCGACGATATCTTTGCAAAAATAGTAGCAATATTAAGAATTGCAGTACCTTATACCGGCTTAATCGTATCTACCAGGGAATCACAAAAGAGCAGAGAAAAAGTGTTAGAGCTGGGGGTAACACAAATCAGCGGAGGATCTAGAACTAACGTAGGAGGCTATGCAACCACAGAGCCTGAGGATGAAGATACCTCCCAATTTGAATTAGAAGATAGGCGCACCTTAGACCAGATTGTAAACTGGCTTCTAAGCCTTGGCTATATTCCAAGCTTTTGTACTGCTTGCTACCGTGAAGGCCGTACGGGAGATAGATTTATGTCCTTAGTCAAATCCGGTCAAATAGCCAACTGCTGCCAACCCAATGCCCTTATGACCTTAAAAGAATATCTTGAAGATTATGCCTCTTTAGATACTAAAGCAAAAGGTGAAACTTTAATTATTGATGAATTAAAACATATTACCAATGAAAAGGTAAAAAACATAGTAATAGACAAACTCCGGCTTATAGCAGAAGGATATAGGGATTTTAGATTTTAA
- a CDS encoding helicase-related protein produces the protein MDKDLEEALMLNRRSELIYKHYKKYNSKKALGFCSTRLHAEYMAAEFCRFGVPSVAVYSDSQGEYSIDRREAVKGLADGKFKVIFSVDMFNEGLDIKDIDMVMFLRPTQSPTVFLQQLGRGLRKSKGKEYLNVLDFIGNYKKAQPYSRIFK, from the coding sequence TTGGATAAAGATTTAGAAGAAGCTTTAATGCTTAATCGAAGAAGTGAATTAATATATAAGCATTATAAGAAGTATAATTCAAAAAAAGCCTTAGGTTTTTGTAGCACTAGGTTACATGCCGAATATATGGCAGCAGAGTTTTGCCGTTTTGGTGTTCCATCTGTAGCTGTATATAGTGATAGTCAGGGAGAATATAGTATAGATAGAAGAGAAGCTGTTAAAGGATTAGCAGATGGGAAGTTTAAAGTTATATTTTCTGTCGATATGTTTAACGAAGGACTGGATATAAAAGATATTGATATGGTTATGTTTTTACGGCCTACTCAGTCACCTACAGTTTTTCTTCAGCAATTGGGACGTGGATTAAGAAAGAGTAAAGGGAAAGAATACCTTAATGTGCTTGATTTTATAGGTAATTATAAAAAAGCCCAACCTTATTCCCGGATTTTTAAGTAA
- a CDS encoding FAD-dependent oxidoreductase, with amino-acid sequence MDILWKENGTFKEEGLEQGESLWIQDQYRNDKAGKDSEGGRIIRPTLQEDISTEVAVIGAGLAGVLIAYLLQKQGIPVVVLECRRAGEGITKNTTAKITSQHGLIYRKLIMYKGEQRAWEYAMANQLAVKKYQEIIKELQIDCDYEVMPNYIYTLDDEQKIRQEVDAALRLGLPASFTKETSLPFKVKAAIKFENQAQFHPLKFLDAVADTLKIYENTRVTQINKNGLILTDGGSVKAKKIVIATHYPFINVPGYYFIRLHQERVYLSALEGWGQNKKDLDGMYLDADKDGFTFRKYKDYLILGSGSHRTGKYQPLDAYERIEMAAKKWYPEAKVKYTWSNQDCITPDSIPYIGRYSVRTPNIFVATGFNKWGMTSSMVAAMIISDMITGKENQYRKVFIPRRLMLSGSRVLLKDAAIITISLLSEHLKIPHDKLKDIEREKAGVIRYKGQRVGVYRDKEDKYYFVTTKCPHLGCKLEWNQNELTWDCPCHGSRFDYKGKMINNPAMRNAFDVCVKTKSK; translated from the coding sequence ATGGACATCCTATGGAAGGAAAATGGTACCTTTAAAGAGGAAGGCTTAGAGCAAGGAGAATCCTTATGGATTCAGGATCAATACCGAAATGATAAAGCCGGAAAAGACAGTGAAGGGGGCAGAATTATAAGGCCAACCCTTCAGGAAGATATAAGTACGGAAGTAGCTGTTATTGGGGCAGGGCTGGCAGGAGTCCTAATAGCATATTTATTACAAAAGCAAGGTATTCCGGTTGTGGTACTAGAGTGTAGAAGAGCCGGTGAAGGGATAACAAAGAATACTACAGCAAAGATAACTTCTCAACACGGCTTAATCTACCGGAAGTTAATAATGTACAAGGGAGAGCAAAGAGCCTGGGAATATGCCATGGCTAACCAGCTTGCCGTAAAGAAATACCAAGAAATAATTAAGGAACTTCAAATTGACTGTGATTATGAAGTCATGCCTAATTATATCTATACCCTTGATGATGAGCAAAAGATTAGGCAGGAGGTAGATGCGGCACTAAGATTGGGGCTGCCGGCATCCTTTACAAAAGAAACAAGCCTGCCATTTAAGGTAAAAGCTGCAATAAAATTTGAAAATCAAGCACAATTTCATCCCCTTAAATTCTTGGATGCAGTTGCAGATACTTTAAAAATTTATGAAAATACCCGTGTAACGCAGATTAATAAAAATGGTCTTATTCTAACGGATGGAGGTTCTGTAAAGGCTAAAAAGATTGTAATAGCCACCCATTATCCATTTATTAATGTACCCGGATATTATTTTATAAGGCTTCATCAGGAGCGGGTTTATCTATCAGCTTTAGAAGGTTGGGGTCAGAATAAGAAAGACCTGGATGGTATGTATTTGGATGCCGACAAAGACGGCTTTACTTTTAGAAAATATAAGGACTATTTAATCCTTGGCAGCGGAAGCCATAGAACCGGTAAGTATCAACCTCTTGATGCATATGAGAGGATTGAGATGGCCGCTAAGAAGTGGTATCCGGAAGCAAAAGTTAAGTATACCTGGTCAAATCAAGATTGTATAACCCCGGATTCCATACCTTATATAGGTAGATACTCCGTCAGGACGCCAAATATTTTTGTAGCTACGGGATTTAATAAGTGGGGAATGACTAGTTCTATGGTGGCTGCCATGATTATTAGTGATATGATTACCGGTAAGGAAAATCAGTATCGTAAAGTTTTTATCCCCAGAAGATTAATGCTGTCCGGCAGCCGTGTGCTTTTAAAGGACGCAGCTATTATTACCATTAGTCTTTTGTCAGAGCATTTAAAAATACCCCATGATAAGTTAAAAGATATCGAACGGGAGAAAGCAGGGGTTATAAGGTATAAAGGGCAGAGGGTAGGAGTATACCGGGATAAAGAGGATAAATATTATTTTGTCACCACCAAATGCCCCCATCTTGGGTGTAAGCTTGAATGGAACCAGAATGAATTAACTTGGGACTGCCCCTGCCATGGATCTAGATTTGATTATAAGGGAAAAATGATTAATAATCCGGCCATGAGAAATGCTTTTGATGTATGTGTGAAAACAAAAAGTAAATAG
- a CDS encoding type II toxin-antitoxin system RelE/ParE family toxin yields the protein MGDKLHIKYRTKKLEKICTNANEAEKKLGKRMAEKLHHRIDEISAAPSVEIMLQFGIGRCHPLKGNRKSQYAVDLLHPYRLVFEKIGNEIQIANIIEIVNYHKKG from the coding sequence GTGGGTGATAAATTGCATATTAAGTATAGAACCAAAAAATTAGAGAAAATTTGTACTAATGCCAATGAGGCAGAAAAGAAACTAGGAAAAAGAATGGCTGAAAAACTTCATCATAGAATAGATGAAATATCAGCTGCTCCTTCAGTAGAAATAATGCTTCAATTTGGAATTGGACGATGTCATCCTCTTAAGGGAAATAGGAAGAGTCAATATGCTGTAGATTTACTTCACCCATATCGACTTGTATTCGAGAAAATAGGTAATGAAATTCAAATAGCGAATATTATTGAAATAGTAAATTATCATAAAAAAGGTTAA
- a CDS encoding glycoside hydrolase family 3 protein: MKGYKYLALLLVIIFMLSACTKNKSSDVDSDLPQTGLSKDTSIEELLASMTLEEKVGQMVQGARDSMPYNDVNRLWLGSVLSGGGSYPKNNTIEDWQDMISNYQGAALSTDKGIPIIYGVDAVHGLALVKGAVVFPHNIGLGAANDPELMYKMGAAVAEEMKLIRVPWNFSPCVAVNTDPRWGRTYECYSSNPDIVTKLAHAYVKGQADHGVVATAKHYVADGGAVFGTGEGDYLIDRGDAILSEEELRNTHLLPYKELVDQGVKIIMASFSSWNGVKLHEHEYLLTKVLKDEYGFKGFVVSDWEAVSGLSGSSYEENVIKAVNAGIDMLMEPFTYEKAHMTLVNAVKEGKIREERIDDAVTRILTVKQDMGLFDDPYLNKVSKEVNELGSKEYRKLAKQLVEKSLVLLKNNNNILPLQKGQKIFVTGPAANNMGMQCGGWGLTWQGDMDIGGSKVTEGVTILEGLMEYGKKYGYEIITDKEQAKEADIVLLAIGEVPYAEFMGDTKDLSIVGEKAHKDNKAAIDLAKSLNKPVITLLIAGRNVIISDYIDDWDGLVMCYLPGSEGDGVASVLSGEAPFTGKLPMPYYESVDDIGKEDAKLLFEVGYGLTYE; the protein is encoded by the coding sequence ATGAAGGGGTATAAATATTTAGCCTTACTATTAGTTATCATTTTTATGTTATCAGCTTGTACTAAGAACAAATCATCAGATGTAGACTCCGACCTGCCACAAACAGGTCTTTCAAAGGATACATCAATTGAAGAACTGCTAGCTTCCATGACCTTGGAGGAAAAGGTGGGACAAATGGTTCAGGGAGCTAGAGATAGTATGCCTTATAATGATGTTAACAGATTGTGGCTTGGTTCTGTACTAAGTGGAGGGGGCTCCTATCCTAAAAATAACACCATAGAAGATTGGCAAGATATGATATCAAATTATCAGGGGGCAGCCTTAAGTACAGATAAGGGTATACCTATTATATATGGTGTCGATGCTGTACATGGTTTGGCCCTTGTTAAGGGGGCAGTGGTTTTTCCTCATAATATAGGTCTTGGGGCAGCTAATGATCCGGAGCTTATGTACAAGATGGGAGCTGCGGTTGCCGAAGAGATGAAGCTAATAAGAGTGCCTTGGAACTTTTCGCCCTGTGTAGCGGTAAATACGGATCCTAGATGGGGAAGGACTTATGAATGCTATTCCAGTAATCCTGATATAGTTACGAAACTGGCTCATGCCTATGTCAAAGGTCAGGCAGATCATGGGGTTGTTGCAACTGCTAAGCATTATGTGGCAGATGGAGGAGCGGTATTTGGAACCGGTGAGGGGGATTATCTTATAGACCGGGGAGATGCCATTTTATCAGAGGAAGAACTTAGAAATACACATCTTCTACCTTATAAGGAATTAGTAGACCAGGGTGTTAAGATAATTATGGCCTCATTTTCTTCATGGAACGGAGTTAAACTCCATGAGCATGAGTATCTTCTTACTAAGGTACTAAAGGATGAATATGGATTTAAAGGTTTTGTGGTATCTGATTGGGAGGCTGTATCTGGCCTTAGTGGAAGTAGCTATGAGGAAAATGTTATTAAGGCGGTAAATGCCGGTATAGATATGCTGATGGAGCCCTTTACTTATGAAAAAGCACACATGACCCTTGTAAATGCAGTAAAGGAGGGCAAGATAAGAGAAGAGAGAATTGATGATGCCGTCACTAGAATTTTAACTGTAAAACAAGATATGGGATTATTTGATGATCCATATTTGAATAAGGTTAGTAAAGAGGTTAATGAGCTGGGAAGTAAAGAATATAGAAAGCTTGCCAAACAATTGGTTGAAAAGTCTTTGGTACTACTTAAAAATAACAATAATATTCTTCCCCTGCAAAAGGGACAAAAGATTTTTGTTACCGGCCCTGCTGCAAATAATATGGGAATGCAGTGTGGCGGATGGGGACTTACTTGGCAGGGAGATATGGATATAGGCGGAAGTAAGGTTACAGAGGGAGTTACCATCTTAGAAGGCCTTATGGAGTATGGCAAAAAATATGGTTATGAAATTATAACAGATAAAGAACAAGCAAAAGAAGCTGATATAGTATTACTGGCTATAGGAGAAGTGCCATATGCGGAATTTATGGGAGATACCAAGGATTTATCCATAGTCGGTGAAAAAGCTCATAAGGATAATAAGGCTGCTATTGATTTGGCTAAAAGCTTAAATAAGCCGGTGATTACTCTACTTATTGCCGGTAGAAATGTAATTATCAGTGATTATATAGATGACTGGGATGGTCTTGTAATGTGTTATCTTCCAGGCTCTGAAGGAGACGGTGTTGCTTCTGTTTTATCCGGTGAGGCTCCATTTACGGGAAAGCTTCCTATGCCCTATTATGAAAGTGTAGATGATATCGGAAAAGAGGATGCTAAGTTATTGTTTGAAGTAGGATATGGTTTGACCTATGAATAA